A window from Macaca fascicularis isolate 582-1 chromosome 20, T2T-MFA8v1.1 encodes these proteins:
- the ECI1 gene encoding enoyl-CoA delta isomerase 1, mitochondrial isoform X3, with protein sequence MCGKSPAHYAEYWKAVQELWLQFYQSNLVLVSAINGACPAGGCLMTLTCDYRVLADNPRYCIGLNETQLGIVAPFWFKDTLENVIGHRAAERALQLGLLFPPAEALQVGIVDQVVPEEQVQSTALSAIAQWMTIPDHARQLTKAMMRKATASRLITQRDADVQNFVSFISKDSIQKSLQLYLERLKEKKG encoded by the exons ATGTGTGGGAAGAGCCCCGCCCACTATGCTGAGTACTGGAAGGCCGTGCAGGAGCTGTGGCTGCAGTTCTACCAGTCCAACCTGGTGCTGGTCTCCGCCATCAAT GGAGCCTGCCCTGCCGGAGGCTGCCTGATGACCCTGACCTGTGACTACCGTGTCCTGGCAGACAACCCCAGGTACTGCATAGGACTCAACGAGACTCAGCTGGGCATCGTCGCCCCTTTCTG GTTCAAAGACACCCTGGAGAACGTCATCGGGCACCGGGCAGCCGAGCGTGCGCTGCAGCTGGGGCTACTCTTCCCGCCGGCAGAGGCCCTGCAGGTGGGCATAGTGGACCAGGTGGTCCCAGAAGAGCAGGTGCAGAGCACTGCGCTGTCAGCGATAGCCCAGTGGATGACCATTCCAG ACCATGCTCGACAGCTGACGAAGGCCATGATGCGAAAGGCCACAGCCAGCCGCCTGATCACGCAGCGTGATGCGGACGTGCAGAACTTTGTCAGCTTCATCTCCAAAGACTCCATCCAGAAGTCCCTGCAGCTGTACTTAGAGaggctcaaagaaaagaaaggctaa
- the ECI1 gene encoding enoyl-CoA delta isomerase 1, mitochondrial isoform X1, with the protein MALAAAVRVPASVLLRAGARLPGVALGLTERVDGWGDGARRFGSQRVLVEPDAGAGVAVMKLKNPPVNTLSLEFLTELVICLEKLENDKSFRGVVLTSDCPGVFSAGLDLTEMCGKSPAHYAEYWKAVQELWLQFYQSNLVLVSAINGACPAGGCLMTLTCDYRVLADNPRYCIGLNETQLGIVAPFWFKDTLENVIGHRAAERALQLGLLFPPAEALQVGIVDQVVPEEQVQSTALSAIAQWMTIPDHARQLTKAMMRKATASRLITQRDADVQNFVSFISKDSIQKSLQLYLERLKEKKG; encoded by the exons ATGGCGCTGGCGGCTGCTGTGCGAGTCCCGGCGAGCGTTTTGCTCCGCGCGG GGGCCCGGCTCCCGGGCGTGGCCCTCGGACTGACAGAGCGGGTGGACGGCTGGGGAGACGGCGCGCGGCGCTTCGGGAGCCAGCGGGTGTTGGTGGAGCCGGACGCGGGCGCAG gggTGGCTGTGATGAAATTGAAGAACCCCCCAGTGAACACCCTGAGTCTGGAGTTTCTGACGGAGCTGGTTATCTGCCTGGAGAAGCTAGAGAATGACAAGAGCTTCCGCGGTGTTGTCCTGACCTCC GACTGCCCGGGTGTCTTCTCGGCCGGCCTGGACCTGACAGAGATGTGTGGGAAGAGCCCCGCCCACTATGCTGAGTACTGGAAGGCCGTGCAGGAGCTGTGGCTGCAGTTCTACCAGTCCAACCTGGTGCTGGTCTCCGCCATCAAT GGAGCCTGCCCTGCCGGAGGCTGCCTGATGACCCTGACCTGTGACTACCGTGTCCTGGCAGACAACCCCAGGTACTGCATAGGACTCAACGAGACTCAGCTGGGCATCGTCGCCCCTTTCTG GTTCAAAGACACCCTGGAGAACGTCATCGGGCACCGGGCAGCCGAGCGTGCGCTGCAGCTGGGGCTACTCTTCCCGCCGGCAGAGGCCCTGCAGGTGGGCATAGTGGACCAGGTGGTCCCAGAAGAGCAGGTGCAGAGCACTGCGCTGTCAGCGATAGCCCAGTGGATGACCATTCCAG ACCATGCTCGACAGCTGACGAAGGCCATGATGCGAAAGGCCACAGCCAGCCGCCTGATCACGCAGCGTGATGCGGACGTGCAGAACTTTGTCAGCTTCATCTCCAAAGACTCCATCCAGAAGTCCCTGCAGCTGTACTTAGAGaggctcaaagaaaagaaaggctaa
- the ECI1 gene encoding enoyl-CoA delta isomerase 1, mitochondrial isoform X2 has translation MKLKNPPVNTLSLEFLTELVICLEKLENDKSFRGVVLTSDCPGVFSAGLDLTEMCGKSPAHYAEYWKAVQELWLQFYQSNLVLVSAINGACPAGGCLMTLTCDYRVLADNPRYCIGLNETQLGIVAPFWFKDTLENVIGHRAAERALQLGLLFPPAEALQVGIVDQVVPEEQVQSTALSAIAQWMTIPDHARQLTKAMMRKATASRLITQRDADVQNFVSFISKDSIQKSLQLYLERLKEKKG, from the exons ATGAAATTGAAGAACCCCCCAGTGAACACCCTGAGTCTGGAGTTTCTGACGGAGCTGGTTATCTGCCTGGAGAAGCTAGAGAATGACAAGAGCTTCCGCGGTGTTGTCCTGACCTCC GACTGCCCGGGTGTCTTCTCGGCCGGCCTGGACCTGACAGAGATGTGTGGGAAGAGCCCCGCCCACTATGCTGAGTACTGGAAGGCCGTGCAGGAGCTGTGGCTGCAGTTCTACCAGTCCAACCTGGTGCTGGTCTCCGCCATCAAT GGAGCCTGCCCTGCCGGAGGCTGCCTGATGACCCTGACCTGTGACTACCGTGTCCTGGCAGACAACCCCAGGTACTGCATAGGACTCAACGAGACTCAGCTGGGCATCGTCGCCCCTTTCTG GTTCAAAGACACCCTGGAGAACGTCATCGGGCACCGGGCAGCCGAGCGTGCGCTGCAGCTGGGGCTACTCTTCCCGCCGGCAGAGGCCCTGCAGGTGGGCATAGTGGACCAGGTGGTCCCAGAAGAGCAGGTGCAGAGCACTGCGCTGTCAGCGATAGCCCAGTGGATGACCATTCCAG ACCATGCTCGACAGCTGACGAAGGCCATGATGCGAAAGGCCACAGCCAGCCGCCTGATCACGCAGCGTGATGCGGACGTGCAGAACTTTGTCAGCTTCATCTCCAAAGACTCCATCCAGAAGTCCCTGCAGCTGTACTTAGAGaggctcaaagaaaagaaaggctaa